Proteins encoded in a region of the Oscillatoria salina IIICB1 genome:
- a CDS encoding TIGR03943 family putative permease subunit translates to MNRNKLLLPVLDISVLIFWGILLLKFWLTSNLDLLMHPEYGWLAIAAGFLLLAIGILKGIQLNWRLRQQRWGYINEMPVVTHVSLLPPVLTSALLLLVAIIGLLTTPQVVSTSKLVDEGVSKSLALNANVSPSFLPATNPEDRTLIDWIASLNRNPEPDSYIGKKVKITGLIVNETQLPEEYLLLSSLVINCCTPDLYPVALPVKLPENHRQSYAANTWLEIEGTVISDTLQGRRQLTIDAANIQEITRPDNPYNRSW, encoded by the coding sequence ATGAATCGAAACAAATTATTACTTCCAGTGTTAGATATCTCAGTGTTAATTTTCTGGGGTATCTTGTTGCTAAAATTTTGGCTTACCTCAAATTTAGACTTGCTGATGCACCCCGAATATGGATGGTTAGCGATCGCTGCGGGTTTCCTTCTCTTAGCGATCGGTATTCTTAAGGGTATTCAACTTAACTGGAGGCTGCGTCAGCAACGTTGGGGTTATATTAATGAAATGCCAGTGGTTACTCATGTTAGTTTACTACCACCCGTGTTAACTTCCGCTCTCCTGTTATTAGTAGCAATAATTGGCTTATTGACAACACCTCAAGTAGTAAGCACATCAAAATTAGTCGATGAAGGTGTTAGCAAGTCTCTAGCTTTAAATGCTAATGTTTCTCCCTCTTTTCTCCCTGCGACTAACCCCGAAGATCGCACTCTCATCGATTGGATTGCTAGTCTTAATCGAAATCCCGAACCCGATTCATACATCGGCAAAAAAGTCAAGATAACGGGATTAATTGTTAACGAAACTCAACTACCAGAAGAATATTTATTATTATCGAGTTTAGTAATAAATTGTTGTACTCCCGATCTTTATCCAGTGGCTTTACCAGTAAAATTACCAGAAAATCATCGCCAAAGTTATGCAGCTAATACTTGGCTAGAAATAGAAGGTACAGTAATAAGCGATACTTTACAAGGCAGACGACAATTAACAATTGATGCGGCTAATATTCAAGAAATAACTCGTCCAGACAATCCTTATAATCGCTCGTGGTAA